The Streptococcus pluranimalium genome contains a region encoding:
- a CDS encoding ABC transporter permease: MKKFANIYLIFVFVLLYAPIFYLIFYSFNKGGDMNGFTGFTLEHYQTMISDSRLMLILAQTFFLAFLSSLIATVIGTFGAIFIHESKKRYQNSMLSTNNILMVAPDVMIGASFLILFTTIKFQLGFATVLLSHIAFSIPIVVLMVLPRLKEMNQDMINAAYDLGASRSQMLKEVMLPYLTPGIIAGYFMAFTYSLDDFAVTFFVTGNGFSTLSVEIYSRARQGISLDINALSTLVFFFSILLVIGYYFISQDREAKDA; this comes from the coding sequence ATGAAAAAATTTGCTAATATCTATCTGATTTTTGTCTTTGTCCTCTTGTATGCGCCCATTTTTTATTTGATTTTTTATTCATTTAATAAAGGCGGCGATATGAACGGCTTTACCGGTTTTACTCTGGAACATTATCAGACCATGATTTCAGATAGCCGTCTTATGCTTATTCTGGCACAAACTTTCTTTTTAGCCTTTTTAAGTTCATTGATAGCGACTGTTATTGGTACATTTGGAGCTATCTTCATTCATGAGAGTAAAAAACGTTATCAAAATAGCATGTTATCGACTAATAATATCTTGATGGTAGCACCTGATGTTATGATTGGAGCCTCCTTTTTGATCTTGTTTACAACTATCAAGTTTCAATTAGGATTTGCAACAGTCTTACTCAGTCACATTGCCTTCTCGATTCCAATTGTTGTTCTCATGGTTTTACCAAGGCTAAAAGAGATGAATCAGGATATGATTAACGCGGCTTATGATTTAGGAGCTAGTCGTTCTCAAATGCTTAAAGAAGTTATGTTGCCTTATTTAACGCCAGGGATTATAGCGGGATATTTTATGGCTTTTACCTACTCTCTGGACGATTTTGCGGTCACTTTCTTTGTGACTGGCAATGGTTTTTCTACGCTTTCTGTTGAGATTTATTCTCGAGCTCGTCAAGGTATTTCGTTAGATATAAATGCCTTGTCAACCTTGGTCTTTTTCTTTAGTATTTTGTTAGTCATTGGCTATTACTTTATTTCTCAAGATAGGGAGGCTAAAGATGCGTAA
- a CDS encoding GNAT family N-acetyltransferase produces MIRRAIVADIPKLQNLLSQILSVHHTVRPDIFKANGSKFSDQELEDIMSNDQRPIFIYEDDKGDLLGHLFLIIQEAKGLATQPKKTLFIDDLCVDESARGQKIGEKLYQFAYQKAIEWGCYNLTLNVWNANEGAVRFYEHMGMIPQSMRMETILNPEWKDVK; encoded by the coding sequence ATGATTAGGAGAGCTATTGTTGCTGATATCCCCAAACTTCAAAACTTATTATCCCAAATATTAAGTGTCCACCACACTGTACGACCTGATATTTTTAAAGCAAATGGCAGTAAATTCTCGGATCAAGAACTGGAAGATATCATGTCTAATGACCAACGTCCTATCTTTATTTATGAAGATGATAAAGGAGATCTCCTGGGGCATTTATTTTTGATCATCCAAGAGGCAAAAGGATTGGCTACGCAGCCCAAGAAAACGCTTTTTATTGATGATCTTTGCGTTGATGAATCAGCACGTGGTCAAAAAATAGGGGAGAAACTGTATCAGTTTGCTTATCAAAAAGCTATTGAATGGGGATGTTATAATCTCACGCTAAATGTTTGGAATGCTAATGAAGGAGCTGTTCGATTCTACGAACACATGGGAATGATTCCTCAATCAATGCGAATGGAGACCATTTTAAATCCTGAATGGAAAGATGTTAAATAG
- the rarD gene encoding EamA family transporter RarD codes for MTTKIKGLILAFSAYILWGVLSLYWKQLGAIPAYDIFAYRILWTVVTMVVYMGLSGQSKKFLFELTNLWKTKTIFWRMVLASILITVNWLSYIWAVTHGQATEASLGYYVMPLVSILLSVIFLKETLSNFAKLAISLAFVGVGVLVYQTGSLPFITLLLSFSFAFYGLIKKGISLSSDVAMLFEAGVILPVSLVYLLGFSSVKLESLSLLENILLILSGAVTAIPLLLFSEGVKRAPLNQVGFIQYINPTIQLLIAVTAFGESIASGELLGFIFIWIAVLLFIIGQLILMKNPQKP; via the coding sequence TTGACGACTAAAATAAAAGGGCTAATCTTAGCTTTTTCTGCCTATATCCTCTGGGGGGTGTTATCCCTTTATTGGAAGCAGTTAGGAGCTATTCCAGCTTATGATATTTTTGCTTATCGCATCCTTTGGACAGTGGTCACCATGGTGGTATATATGGGACTTTCAGGACAGTCTAAAAAGTTTTTGTTTGAGCTTACCAATTTATGGAAAACCAAAACGATTTTTTGGCGCATGGTTCTGGCAAGTATTTTGATTACAGTCAACTGGTTGTCCTATATCTGGGCTGTCACACATGGGCAAGCAACAGAAGCTAGTCTAGGCTATTACGTCATGCCCTTAGTTTCTATCTTACTCTCGGTAATCTTTCTAAAGGAAACCTTGTCAAACTTCGCCAAGTTAGCCATTTCCTTAGCCTTCGTTGGAGTGGGAGTTTTGGTGTATCAGACAGGCTCCCTTCCTTTCATAACGCTCTTGCTTTCCTTTAGTTTTGCCTTTTATGGTTTAATTAAAAAAGGAATTTCCTTATCTAGTGATGTTGCTATGCTTTTTGAAGCTGGGGTCATTCTGCCAGTTAGTCTAGTCTATCTCTTGGGATTTTCATCAGTTAAGCTTGAGAGTTTGTCACTTCTAGAGAATATCTTACTCATATTATCAGGAGCCGTTACAGCCATTCCGCTCTTACTCTTCTCAGAAGGGGTAAAACGAGCACCACTTAATCAAGTTGGTTTTATTCAATACATCAATCCAACCATTCAATTGCTGATTGCAGTGACAGCTTTTGGAGAATCGATTGCTTCAGGTGAATTGTTGGGCTTTATCTTTATTTGGATTGCAGTTTTGCTCTTTATCATCGGCCAATTAATCCTTATGAAAAATCCCCAAAAACCATAA
- the folP gene encoding dihydropteroate synthase produces the protein MVKIGKKEFPEKALIMGILNVTPDSFSDGGQYSSLEKALQQAETMIKAGVHVIDIGGESTRPGAEFVTAEDEINRIVPVIKAIKEKYDVLISIDTYKTQTASAALEAGADILNDVWAGLYDGQMMALAAEWQVPYMLMHNQDEEGYDDITAEVLAFLKERTQAALDAGITKENIWIDPGYGFAKSAQDNIDLLKSLEQITALDYPVLFGISRKRTVVSLLDGETDIAERDQATAALSAYAIMKGVQMVRVHNVDANRAVVKVINQLI, from the coding sequence ATGGTCAAGATTGGAAAAAAAGAATTTCCTGAAAAAGCTCTTATCATGGGTATCCTCAATGTAACACCGGATTCTTTTTCAGACGGTGGGCAATATAGTAGTCTAGAGAAAGCTCTCCAACAAGCGGAGACGATGATAAAGGCTGGAGTACATGTGATTGACATCGGTGGGGAGTCCACTCGACCGGGTGCTGAATTTGTCACGGCTGAAGATGAAATCAATCGGATTGTGCCAGTCATTAAGGCTATTAAAGAAAAATATGATGTTTTAATCAGTATTGACACCTACAAAACCCAGACGGCTAGTGCAGCCCTTGAAGCAGGTGCTGATATTTTAAACGATGTTTGGGCTGGTCTTTACGATGGTCAAATGATGGCTCTTGCGGCTGAATGGCAGGTACCCTACATGCTCATGCATAATCAGGACGAGGAGGGATATGATGATATCACGGCTGAGGTGCTTGCATTCTTAAAAGAACGTACCCAAGCTGCTCTAGATGCTGGTATTACAAAAGAAAATATCTGGATCGATCCAGGCTACGGATTTGCCAAGTCAGCTCAGGATAATATTGACTTGCTAAAGAGTTTAGAGCAAATCACAGCCCTAGATTACCCTGTTTTATTTGGGATTTCTAGAAAGCGGACAGTTGTCTCTCTTTTAGATGGTGAAACAGATATAGCTGAGAGAGATCAAGCTACAGCAGCCTTATCAGCCTATGCTATCATGAAAGGCGTACAAATGGTACGTGTCCACAATGTCGATGCTAACCGTGCAGTAGTCAAGGTCATCAATCAACTCATCTAG
- the folE gene encoding GTP cyclohydrolase I FolE: MMNQEKVEAAIYQLLEAIGENPEREGLLDTPKRVAKMYAEMFSGLSEDPKDQFTAVFSEGHEEMILVKDIPFYSMCEHHLVPFYGVAHVAYLPSDGRVTGLSKLARAVEVASRRPQLQERLTAQVANALEEAMHPKGVFVMVEAEHLCMTMRGIKKPGSKTVTTVARGLYQEDGAARREVMAMIKE; this comes from the coding sequence ATCATGAATCAAGAAAAAGTAGAAGCAGCTATTTACCAGCTTTTAGAAGCTATTGGTGAAAATCCAGAACGTGAGGGTCTTTTGGATACGCCAAAGCGTGTAGCCAAAATGTATGCCGAAATGTTCTCTGGCTTGTCTGAAGACCCCAAAGATCAGTTTACTGCCGTTTTTTCCGAAGGGCATGAAGAGATGATTTTGGTCAAGGACATCCCTTTTTATTCCATGTGTGAGCATCATCTAGTTCCCTTTTATGGTGTCGCCCACGTTGCCTATTTGCCAAGTGATGGTCGAGTGACAGGATTAAGCAAACTAGCGCGTGCAGTAGAGGTTGCAAGCCGTCGACCACAGCTACAAGAACGTTTAACAGCTCAAGTCGCTAACGCCTTGGAGGAAGCAATGCATCCAAAAGGAGTCTTTGTCATGGTTGAAGCAGAGCATCTGTGTATGACCATGCGTGGTATTAAGAAACCAGGCAGTAAGACAGTTACGACCGTTGCTCGTGGCCTTTATCAAGAGGATGGCGCAGCTCGTCGTGAAGTTATGGCAATGATTAAGGAGTAA
- the folK gene encoding 2-amino-4-hydroxy-6-hydroxymethyldihydropteridine diphosphokinase — protein MTVVYLSLGSNMGDKLAYLKQAIQRLSQLPKTRFVKASSFFQTAAWGKTDQDDFINAVVQLDTDLEAIELLYQCQEIEKDLDRVRHEHWGPRTIDIDILLYGEATYHSPELIVPHPYMMERAFVLVPLAELTEDFVIPTTGQTILEVLAQISHDDVVKI, from the coding sequence ATGACAGTGGTTTACTTGAGTTTGGGTTCCAATATGGGAGATAAGCTGGCTTATTTGAAACAGGCTATTCAGCGTTTATCGCAATTACCCAAAACACGATTTGTAAAGGCGTCGTCTTTTTTCCAAACAGCAGCTTGGGGGAAGACTGATCAAGATGATTTCATCAATGCTGTTGTGCAGTTAGACACTGACTTAGAAGCCATAGAACTGCTTTATCAATGCCAAGAGATAGAGAAGGATTTAGACCGTGTTCGTCATGAACATTGGGGGCCACGTACCATTGATATTGATATCTTGTTGTATGGTGAGGCTACCTATCATAGTCCAGAGTTGATAGTGCCACACCCTTATATGATGGAGCGGGCATTTGTGCTCGTTCCTCTAGCTGAATTAACTGAGGATTTCGTGATACCAACTACAGGACAGACTATCTTGGAAGTATTGGCACAAATCAGTCATGATGATGTGGTGAAAATATAG
- a CDS encoding ABC transporter substrate-binding protein, translating to MRKLTTFLTGIIAIIILLWGTSFLLQKQSGDVSDKLVIYNWGDYIDPDLLTKFTKETGIKVQYETFDSNEAMYTKIKQGGTTYDIAVPSDYTIDKMIKEDMLIKLDKSKIKGLHHIGKEFLGKSFDPKNDYSIPYFWGTVGIVYNKKQLDTYPKHWNDLWKSEYRNSILMVDGAREVIGIGLNSLGYSLNSKNKAQLNQAEKKLNQLTPNIKALVGDELKGYMIQGDAPIGVTFSGEASEMLYENEDLVYVVPPEGSNLWFDNMVLPKTATHTAEAYQFINFMLEPQNAAQNAEYIGYSTPNNAAKTLLPDDIKNDQAFYPSQETIDHLEVYDNLGQEWLGIYNDLYLQVKMYRK from the coding sequence ATGCGTAAATTAACAACCTTTCTGACGGGAATTATTGCCATTATTATCCTTTTGTGGGGAACTAGTTTTCTTCTTCAGAAGCAATCGGGTGATGTTTCAGACAAATTGGTTATCTATAATTGGGGTGACTATATTGATCCAGATCTGTTAACCAAATTTACCAAAGAAACAGGTATTAAGGTTCAGTATGAGACGTTTGATTCCAATGAAGCTATGTATACCAAGATTAAACAGGGTGGTACCACTTACGACATTGCAGTTCCAAGTGATTATACGATCGACAAGATGATTAAAGAAGATATGTTGATCAAATTGGATAAATCAAAAATAAAAGGTCTTCATCATATTGGTAAAGAATTTTTGGGCAAAAGTTTTGATCCTAAAAATGATTACTCCATCCCCTACTTCTGGGGAACGGTTGGTATTGTCTATAATAAGAAGCAACTAGATACCTATCCCAAACATTGGAATGACCTTTGGAAGTCTGAGTATCGTAACAGTATTTTAATGGTTGATGGTGCTAGAGAAGTGATTGGAATTGGCTTGAATAGCTTAGGCTATAGTTTAAATTCGAAGAATAAAGCTCAACTAAATCAAGCAGAGAAGAAGTTGAATCAACTCACTCCTAACATTAAAGCTTTAGTTGGTGATGAGTTAAAGGGTTATATGATTCAAGGTGACGCTCCAATTGGTGTGACTTTTTCTGGTGAGGCAAGTGAAATGCTTTATGAAAATGAAGATTTGGTCTACGTTGTTCCACCAGAAGGCTCTAATCTTTGGTTTGATAATATGGTTCTTCCTAAGACAGCTACACACACTGCAGAAGCTTATCAATTCATTAACTTTATGCTAGAGCCACAAAATGCAGCACAGAATGCAGAATACATCGGCTATTCAACACCTAACAATGCCGCCAAGACCTTGTTGCCAGATGATATCAAAAACGATCAAGCCTTTTATCCGAGTCAAGAAACGATAGATCATTTGGAAGTCTATGATAATTTAGGTCAAGAGTGGTTAGGCATTTATAACGACTTATATTTGCAGGTCAAAATGTATCGTAAATAG
- a CDS encoding ABC transporter permease — translation MKKTASFFSVPYFLWVFLFVLAPVAMIIWKSFFDISGHATLGNYQTFFGSWTYLKMSLNSILYAGLITLVTLVIAYPTAFILTRLKHKQLWLMLVILPTWVNLLLKAYAFMGIFGQQGSVNTFLSFMGLGPQQILFTDFSFIFVASYIEIPFMILPIFNALDDIDSNLINASRDLGANDVQTFTKVIFPLSLNGVRSGVQSVFIPSLSLFMLTRLIGGNRVITLGTAIEQHFLTTQNWGMGSTIGVVLIAAMLMIMWVTKERKS, via the coding sequence ATGAAGAAAACGGCTAGCTTTTTCTCTGTACCCTATTTTCTTTGGGTCTTTCTCTTTGTTTTAGCACCAGTTGCTATGATTATCTGGAAGTCATTTTTTGACATCTCTGGTCATGCAACGTTAGGAAATTATCAAACTTTTTTTGGGTCTTGGACTTATTTAAAAATGAGTCTGAATTCTATCCTTTATGCTGGTTTGATAACCTTGGTAACTCTCGTGATTGCTTATCCGACAGCTTTCATTTTAACCCGTCTCAAGCATAAACAGCTTTGGTTGATGTTGGTTATTTTACCAACTTGGGTTAACCTTTTATTGAAAGCCTATGCCTTTATGGGGATTTTTGGCCAGCAAGGAAGTGTCAATACCTTCTTGAGTTTCATGGGATTGGGACCGCAGCAGATTCTTTTTACTGATTTTTCCTTTATCTTTGTAGCCTCATATATTGAAATCCCTTTTATGATTTTACCGATTTTCAATGCCTTAGATGATATTGACAGTAATCTCATCAATGCTAGTCGAGATTTGGGTGCAAATGATGTTCAAACCTTTACCAAGGTGATTTTTCCCTTATCCTTAAATGGGGTTCGTTCAGGTGTCCAGTCTGTTTTTATACCAAGTTTGAGTCTCTTTATGTTGACTAGACTTATTGGTGGTAACCGTGTGATTACGCTTGGTACAGCTATTGAACAACATTTCCTAACGACTCAAAACTGGGGAATGGGATCAACGATTGGAGTGGTCTTGATTGCTGCCATGTTAATGATTATGTGGGTAACGAAGGAGAGAAAATCATGA
- a CDS encoding bifunctional folylpolyglutamate synthase/dihydrofolate synthase, which yields MTYEEGLAWIHDQLKFGIKPGIERMKWLLNELGNPQDKVKGIHVVGTNGKGSTVHYLQSIFTEAGYVVGTFTSPYIMDFRERISLNGTMISQEDLLSLLAIIKPIAERLPEETGYEPATEFEIITTMMFLYFGEVHPVDIAIIEAGLGGLYDSTNVFDPLAVICTSIGLDHQNILGQSYEDIASQKVGVLKDKVPFVFAENRPEVKSVFYARAQETKSPTFELGHDFQVLGQSRNFDFIWNGLTLNHLSLKMLGQHQVANAGLALMTSMLLQDQYPQVTEESIRTALARASWLGRTELVANNLMIDGAHNNESIAVLVDLLKTEFDHKKIHILFAAIDTKPIQVMLEQLTTVGQLTVTTFDYPNAVSLDNYPSDYPKVVNFKEWLNSYNSSSTEDFYVITGSLYFISQVRQFLLENKLEK from the coding sequence ATGACCTATGAAGAGGGGTTAGCCTGGATTCATGACCAATTAAAATTTGGCATTAAACCTGGTATTGAACGCATGAAGTGGTTGCTTAATGAACTAGGCAATCCACAGGATAAGGTTAAAGGCATCCATGTTGTTGGGACAAATGGCAAAGGCTCGACAGTCCACTATTTGCAAAGTATCTTTACAGAAGCAGGCTATGTCGTCGGAACCTTTACATCACCCTATATCATGGATTTTAGAGAGCGTATTTCTTTAAATGGCACCATGATTTCCCAAGAGGATCTACTGAGCTTGCTAGCTATAATCAAGCCTATAGCAGAGCGTTTGCCAGAAGAAACAGGTTATGAGCCTGCAACTGAGTTTGAAATCATCACGACCATGATGTTTCTTTATTTTGGTGAAGTCCATCCTGTTGATATTGCTATCATTGAGGCAGGACTAGGTGGGCTTTACGATTCGACAAATGTTTTTGATCCCTTAGCTGTTATCTGTACGTCAATAGGCTTAGACCATCAAAATATCCTTGGTCAGTCTTATGAGGACATTGCTAGTCAAAAAGTAGGTGTTTTAAAAGATAAAGTACCATTTGTATTTGCTGAGAATCGCCCAGAAGTTAAATCAGTCTTTTATGCTAGAGCGCAAGAGACAAAGAGTCCGACTTTTGAACTTGGTCATGATTTCCAAGTGCTAGGTCAAAGCAGAAATTTTGATTTCATCTGGAATGGGCTGACCTTAAACCATCTCTCTTTAAAAATGTTAGGTCAACATCAGGTTGCCAATGCTGGTCTAGCCCTGATGACAAGTATGCTTTTACAAGACCAATATCCACAAGTGACAGAGGAGAGCATTCGTACTGCTCTTGCTCGGGCTTCATGGTTGGGTCGAACAGAACTGGTGGCAAATAATCTGATGATTGATGGCGCTCACAACAATGAAAGTATTGCTGTCTTGGTGGACTTGTTGAAAACAGAGTTTGATCATAAAAAGATTCATATTCTCTTTGCAGCTATTGATACCAAGCCAATTCAAGTCATGTTGGAACAATTAACCACAGTTGGTCAACTAACCGTAACCACTTTTGACTATCCAAATGCAGTTAGCTTAGACAATTACCCAAGTGATTATCCCAAAGTGGTGAATTTTAAGGAATGGCTGAATAGCTATAACTCATCGTCAACAGAGGATTTTTATGTTATCACAGGTTCTCTTTATTTTATCTCACAAGTGAGACAGTTTTTATTAGAAAATAAGTTAGAAAAGTAA
- a CDS encoding ABC transporter ATP-binding protein: MTNPIIAFKNVSKTFEDSATTVLKDINFELEEGKFYTLLGASGSGKSTILNIIAGLLDATSGDVLLDGKRINDVPINKRDVHTVFQSYALFPHMSVYENVAFALKLKKVAKKEIDQRVKDALKMVQLEGYEKRSIQKLSGGQRQRVAIARAIINQPRVVLLDEPLSALDLKLRTEMQYELRELQQRLGITFVFVTHDQEEALAMSDWIFVMNEGEIVQSGTPVDIYDEPINHFVATFIGESNILPAIMIEDYLVEFNGKRFEAVDGGMRPNEPVEVVIRPEDLQITLPDEGKLQVKVDTQLFRGVHYEIIAYDDLGNEWMIHSTRKAIEGEIIGLDFQPEDIHIMRLHETEEEFDARIEEYVETEEVEDGLINFIEEERHEENG; this comes from the coding sequence TTGACTAATCCAATTATTGCCTTCAAAAATGTTTCAAAGACATTTGAGGATAGTGCGACGACCGTTTTAAAAGATATAAATTTTGAATTGGAAGAAGGGAAGTTTTACACCCTTCTTGGAGCCTCTGGTTCTGGGAAATCAACAATTTTAAATATTATCGCTGGACTTCTAGATGCTACGTCTGGGGATGTTTTATTGGATGGCAAACGCATCAATGATGTCCCAATCAATAAACGTGATGTTCATACCGTTTTTCAATCTTATGCGCTTTTCCCACATATGAGTGTTTACGAAAATGTTGCTTTTGCTTTAAAACTTAAGAAAGTGGCTAAGAAAGAGATTGACCAACGTGTTAAGGATGCCCTAAAAATGGTCCAACTTGAAGGCTATGAAAAACGCTCTATTCAAAAGCTCTCTGGTGGTCAGCGTCAACGTGTCGCTATTGCACGCGCTATTATTAATCAGCCAAGAGTTGTTCTCTTAGACGAACCCTTATCAGCGCTTGATTTGAAGCTTCGTACAGAGATGCAGTATGAACTGCGTGAATTGCAACAACGTTTAGGTATTACCTTTGTCTTTGTTACCCATGACCAGGAAGAGGCACTTGCTATGAGTGACTGGATTTTCGTCATGAATGAAGGTGAGATTGTTCAATCAGGAACACCGGTTGATATTTATGATGAACCCATTAACCATTTTGTCGCAACCTTTATTGGAGAATCAAACATCCTACCAGCGATCATGATTGAGGACTATTTGGTAGAATTCAACGGCAAACGTTTTGAAGCTGTTGACGGTGGTATGCGTCCTAATGAACCTGTTGAGGTTGTGATTCGTCCTGAAGATTTACAAATTACCCTACCAGATGAAGGAAAACTTCAAGTAAAAGTGGATACCCAACTTTTCCGTGGTGTACACTATGAAATCATTGCTTACGATGACCTTGGTAATGAATGGATGATTCATTCAACCCGTAAGGCTATCGAGGGTGAAATTATTGGGTTGGATTTCCAACCAGAAGACATTCATATCATGCGTCTCCATGAGACAGAAGAAGAATTTGATGCCCGTATTGAAGAATATGTTGAAACGGAAGAAGTAGAAGATGGATTGATTAATTTCATTGAGGAGGAGCGTCATGAAGAAAACGGCTAG
- the murB gene encoding UDP-N-acetylmuramate dehydrogenase, which translates to MLKEMEEALSGIDIRVDEPLKNYTYTKVGGPADYLAFPRNRFELVRLVNFANKHDIPWLVLGNASNLIVRDGGIRGMVIMFDRLKTTTIDGYVMEVEAGANLKETTKVARDHSLTGFEFAAGIPGSVGGAVFMNAGAYWGEIAHVLVSAQVLTRDGQVKTLEARDLKFGYRQSALQTSGDIVISAKFALKPGDYTVIKQEMDRLNHLRELKQPLEYPSCGSVFKRPPGHFAGQLITEANLKGYRIGGVEVSEKHAGFMINVDNATAKDYEDLIAYVIDTVEQTSGITLEREVRIIGESL; encoded by the coding sequence ATGTTAAAAGAAATGGAAGAGGCCTTATCGGGTATTGATATTCGTGTCGATGAGCCTTTGAAAAATTATACTTACACCAAGGTTGGGGGACCGGCAGATTATCTTGCCTTTCCTCGCAACCGTTTTGAATTGGTTCGTTTGGTTAATTTTGCCAACAAGCATGATATTCCTTGGTTGGTCTTGGGAAATGCTAGTAATTTAATTGTCCGTGACGGCGGTATTCGTGGTATGGTGATCATGTTTGATCGTTTGAAGACAACGACAATTGATGGCTATGTTATGGAAGTTGAAGCAGGTGCTAATCTTAAGGAAACAACTAAGGTAGCGCGTGACCATAGCCTAACTGGTTTTGAGTTTGCTGCGGGGATTCCAGGGAGTGTTGGTGGAGCTGTTTTTATGAATGCCGGCGCTTATTGGGGCGAGATTGCCCATGTGCTTGTATCAGCTCAGGTTTTAACACGAGATGGTCAAGTCAAAACACTCGAAGCAAGAGACTTGAAGTTTGGTTATCGTCAATCAGCCCTTCAAACTTCTGGTGACATTGTCATTTCGGCTAAGTTTGCCTTGAAACCTGGTGACTATACTGTGATTAAACAGGAGATGGATCGTTTAAATCATTTGCGTGAACTCAAGCAACCCTTGGAATACCCATCTTGTGGATCTGTTTTTAAACGTCCACCAGGACATTTTGCAGGTCAATTGATTACAGAGGCTAATCTTAAAGGCTATCGCATTGGCGGTGTAGAGGTTTCTGAAAAGCATGCTGGTTTCATGATTAATGTTGACAATGCTACAGCTAAAGATTATGAAGACTTGATAGCCTATGTTATCGATACCGTTGAACAAACCTCAGGAATTACGCTCGAACGTGAAGTTCGAATCATTGGGGAATCACTTTAA
- the folB gene encoding dihydroneopterin aldolase, giving the protein MDKIILKNCRFYGYHGAFAEENMLGQIFVVNAILSVDLSKASLSDELEDTVHYGMVFDCIKNQAENQRYKLIERLGGAICQDIFEQFPPVQSINLEITKENPPINGHYDAVGISLERRR; this is encoded by the coding sequence ATGGATAAAATTATTCTAAAAAATTGTCGTTTTTATGGTTATCATGGCGCATTCGCCGAAGAAAATATGCTTGGACAAATTTTTGTGGTCAACGCCATCTTGTCGGTGGATTTAAGTAAGGCTTCATTGTCTGACGAGTTAGAAGATACTGTTCATTATGGTATGGTTTTTGATTGTATTAAAAATCAGGCTGAAAACCAGCGTTACAAACTTATTGAACGTTTAGGAGGGGCTATCTGTCAAGATATTTTTGAACAATTTCCGCCGGTTCAATCAATCAATCTTGAAATTACCAAGGAAAATCCCCCTATCAATGGGCATTATGATGCTGTAGGAATTAGTTTGGAGCGACGCAGATGA